From Peromyscus eremicus chromosome 3, PerEre_H2_v1, whole genome shotgun sequence, one genomic window encodes:
- the LOC131905634 gene encoding small ribosomal subunit protein bS21m-like, whose product MAKHLFIARTVMVQEGNVEGAYRTLNRILTANGLTEVIKRRRYYEKPCRRRHRQWESHEACRRIYNMEMARKINFLMRKKRADPWQGC is encoded by the coding sequence ATGGCTAAACACCTGTTCATTGCCAGGACTGTGATGGTTCAGGAGGGGAACGTGGAAGGTGCATACAGAACCCTGAACAGAATCCTCACTGCCAATGGGCTTACCGAAGTCATAAAGCGACGGCGCTACTATGAGAAgccctgccgccgccgccaccgccagtGGGAGAGCCATGAAGCGTGCCGGAGGATCTACAACATGGAAATGGCTCGAAAGATTAACTTCTTGATGCGAAAGAAGCGGGCAGATCCATGGCAGGGCTGCTAA